The following proteins are encoded in a genomic region of Salmo salar unplaced genomic scaffold, Ssal_v3.1, whole genome shotgun sequence:
- the LOC123739520 gene encoding GRB2-associated and regulator of MAPK protein 2-like, with protein sequence MMEKLWTSLSEVSWSSVSVPLDAVVSKVRLPCLVRLAPGESVEGLCEDDMVLLHSCRQWTTITALSLEEGHYVIGPKIDIPLQYQ encoded by the exons ATGATGGAGAAGCTTTGGACCAGCCTGTCGGAGGTGTCTTGGAGCTCTGTGTCGGTACCGTTAGATGCTGTGGTCAGTAAGGTCCGTCTGCCCTGTCTGGTCCGCCTGGCGCCTG GGGAGAGCGTCGAGGGTCTGTGTGAGGACGATATGGTGTTGCTCCACTCGTGTCGTCAGTGGACAACAATCACCGCTCTCTCTCTGGAAGAAGGACACTACGTCATCGGACCCAAGATAGACATTCCTCTGCAGTACcagg